One Candidatus Eisenbacteria bacterium DNA window includes the following coding sequences:
- a CDS encoding GNAT family N-acetyltransferase yields MSYGWIGEKVRLVPLDREKHLENAILWLNDPEVTRWLLVDIPITRLQEERYFEENMVAREDRVQFAVETLGGEHIGFTGLFEINQRHRSCRSGIVIGPPSNWRKGYGLDAIRVRSRFAFEALGLRLLLTEAMAENEASVRALRKAGYRELGVLPKRYWRRGAFRDAVQFFLESPLG; encoded by the coding sequence ATGTCTTACGGATGGATAGGCGAAAAGGTCCGGCTCGTCCCGCTGGACCGGGAGAAACACCTGGAGAACGCGATCCTCTGGCTGAACGACCCGGAGGTGACGCGCTGGCTCCTGGTGGACATCCCCATCACGCGACTGCAGGAAGAACGTTATTTCGAGGAGAACATGGTCGCGCGGGAGGACCGCGTACAGTTCGCCGTGGAGACCCTCGGCGGGGAGCACATCGGTTTCACCGGGCTCTTCGAGATCAACCAGCGGCATCGCTCTTGCCGGAGCGGCATCGTGATCGGGCCGCCGTCGAACTGGAGGAAGGGATACGGCCTCGACGCGATCCGCGTGCGCAGCCGCTTCGCTTTCGAGGCGCTCGGGCTCAGACTTCTTCTCACCGAGGCGATGGCGGAGAACGAGGCGTCGGTGCGCGCCCTGCGGAAGGCGGGTTACCGGGAGCTGGGCGTCCTGCCGAAGCGCTACTGGAGGCGGGGCGCTTTCCGGGACGCCGTGCAGTTCTTCCTGGAGAGCCCGCTCGGCTGA
- a CDS encoding dicarboxylate/amino acid:cation symporter, with translation MQPREGRLLSPRANRFILYGILAGVVLGALSGWVFGERMTAVDWIGGFFLDALKMMVVPLVVSSMIVGITGLGDVRRLGRTGATAILYYVATTGLAVLLGIILVNIIHPGSAFEWAGGAMPDAVLGKETTGIIDVFRSLVTPNLIRAAADTQILPLIVFSLLFGAVLTTIGEKGRPVIRFFDGVNEAILKIVLLVLFIAPVGVFALVASRLGQAGGGGAFVAEVSKIGLYALTVIVGLFLHGAVTLPLILFFVARRNPWRYLCDVAPAVGTAFSTASSSATLPVTIECCENRGGLSKRSSYFILPLGATINMDGTALYESVAAIFIAQAVGHPLSAANQVVIFLTATLASIGAAGIPQAGLVTMVIVLRAVGLPLEGIGMILAIDWFLDRCRTAVNVWGDTVGAAVLDRIDPVCEGAPGEFESPR, from the coding sequence ATGCAACCGAGGGAGGGTCGGCTCCTGAGCCCGCGCGCGAATCGCTTTATCCTTTACGGGATCCTCGCCGGCGTCGTCCTCGGCGCCTTGTCGGGCTGGGTCTTCGGCGAGCGAATGACGGCCGTCGATTGGATCGGCGGTTTCTTCCTGGACGCCCTTAAAATGATGGTCGTGCCGCTGGTGGTCTCGTCGATGATCGTGGGGATCACCGGGCTCGGAGACGTGCGCCGCCTCGGCCGGACCGGCGCCACCGCCATCCTGTACTATGTCGCCACCACCGGTCTGGCGGTCCTCCTCGGCATCATCCTGGTCAACATCATCCACCCCGGTTCCGCGTTCGAATGGGCGGGCGGCGCGATGCCCGACGCGGTCCTCGGCAAGGAAACCACCGGCATCATCGATGTCTTTCGCTCCCTGGTCACGCCCAACCTGATCCGGGCCGCCGCGGACACCCAGATCCTGCCGCTCATCGTGTTCTCGCTCCTCTTCGGGGCCGTGCTCACCACGATCGGCGAGAAGGGGCGGCCGGTGATCCGCTTCTTCGACGGCGTCAACGAGGCGATCCTGAAGATCGTGCTCCTGGTTCTTTTCATCGCGCCGGTGGGCGTGTTCGCTTTGGTCGCCTCCCGGCTCGGGCAGGCGGGGGGCGGCGGCGCCTTCGTCGCCGAAGTATCCAAGATCGGCCTCTACGCGCTGACGGTGATCGTCGGCCTTTTCCTCCACGGCGCGGTGACGCTGCCGCTGATCCTGTTCTTCGTGGCGCGGCGCAATCCCTGGAGATACCTGTGCGACGTGGCGCCGGCGGTGGGGACCGCTTTCTCCACCGCCTCCAGCTCGGCCACGTTGCCGGTCACCATCGAATGCTGCGAGAACCGCGGCGGCCTCTCCAAACGCTCCTCCTACTTCATCCTCCCTCTCGGCGCGACGATCAACATGGACGGCACCGCCCTCTACGAATCGGTGGCGGCGATCTTCATCGCCCAGGCGGTCGGCCACCCCCTTTCGGCGGCGAACCAGGTGGTGATCTTCCTGACCGCCACGCTCGCCTCCATCGGCGCCGCCGGCATTCCCCAGGCGGGGCTCGTCACGATGGTGATCGTGCTCCGCGCCGTCGGCCTCCCCCTCGAAGGGATCGGCATGATCCTCGCGATCGATTGGTTCCTCGACCGGTGCCGCACAGCGGTGAACGTTTGGGGCGACACGGTGGGGGCGGCGGTTCTCGATCGGATCGATCCCGTATGCGAAGGCGCGCCCGGTGAATTCGAGTCGCCCCGATGA
- a CDS encoding TIGR01777 family oxidoreductase, producing MRVAVTGSTGLVGTALLESLAADGIHAARLVRRRPGGAGEIGWDPGAGRIDGDALEGMDAVVHLAGASIAAGRWNAARKRLIRESRVQGTRLLSETLAGLNRKPRVFLSASAVGYYGDRREEPVDETAGAGEGFLAEVCAAWEEAAGPARDAGVRVVHPRIGFVLSGRGGGLPKMLLPFRLGLGGRIGNGRQRVSWISLTDLVGILRFLIRRDDIPGPVNAVSPRSVTNAELTRALGRALGRPTPFPVPAAMIGLLFGEMGRATLLSGARVLPERLERAGFRWRHSDIDSALRAALEE from the coding sequence ATGCGCGTCGCCGTCACCGGATCGACCGGGCTCGTCGGGACGGCGCTCCTCGAATCCCTCGCCGCCGACGGGATCCACGCGGCGCGCCTCGTCCGGCGACGTCCGGGGGGAGCCGGCGAGATCGGATGGGACCCCGGGGCGGGAAGGATCGACGGCGACGCGCTGGAGGGGATGGACGCGGTGGTTCATCTCGCCGGCGCGAGCATCGCCGCCGGACGGTGGAACGCGGCGCGCAAACGCCTCATCCGCGAGAGCCGCGTGCAAGGGACGCGCCTCCTGTCGGAGACCCTCGCCGGCCTGAACCGCAAACCGCGCGTCTTCCTCTCCGCTTCCGCCGTCGGGTACTACGGCGACCGCCGTGAAGAGCCGGTCGACGAGACGGCCGGCGCGGGAGAAGGCTTTCTCGCCGAGGTGTGCGCCGCATGGGAAGAGGCGGCCGGCCCGGCGCGAGACGCCGGCGTCCGCGTCGTCCATCCCCGAATCGGTTTCGTGCTGAGCGGGCGCGGCGGCGGGCTCCCCAAGATGCTCCTCCCCTTCCGTCTCGGCCTGGGCGGACGCATCGGGAACGGGCGGCAACGGGTGAGCTGGATCTCCCTCACGGACCTCGTCGGGATCCTCCGCTTCCTGATCCGCCGCGACGACATCCCCGGCCCGGTCAACGCGGTCTCTCCTCGATCGGTCACCAACGCGGAGCTGACCCGCGCCCTCGGACGCGCCCTCGGACGGCCGACCCCCTTCCCCGTCCCCGCGGCGATGATCGGCCTCCTCTTCGGCGAGATGGGGCGGGCCACGCTCCTCTCCGGTGCGCGGGTCCTTCCGGAGCGACTCGAAAGAGCCGGCTTCCGCTGGCGCCATTCGGACATCGACTCCGCGCTCCGCGCCGCGCTGGAGGAGTAG
- a CDS encoding iron ABC transporter permease, with the protein MSGRRPRDGRAGFLALCAVLFVTVLLAAPFFGREPIGLDDLFGDKGTTRFFIFWTLRVPRLLLGLLAGASLSLAGLSFQALFRNPLATPFTLGVSSGAAFGASVAVLLGVEGVLFGLDGTALFALAFALLVVALLYGLARRGAGLSTLHLLLAGVALSYFFAALLLTAQYFADFTETYRVVRWMMGRLDTIGYAPALTVFPAFLVGTATLFYLRRDLDLLVSGEEIARSRGVRVDRVRLHVYLAASFLTAATVATCGPIGFVGLIVPHALRYLLGLSHGYLIAGSVLIGGPFLVVCDVVARNVLAETELPVGILTALLGGPFFLWLVIRRRR; encoded by the coding sequence ATGAGCGGACGGAGGCCGCGGGACGGGCGGGCGGGCTTTCTGGCGCTCTGCGCCGTTCTTTTCGTGACGGTCCTTCTCGCCGCCCCTTTCTTCGGGCGCGAACCGATCGGCCTCGACGATTTATTCGGAGATAAAGGAACGACGCGATTCTTCATCTTCTGGACGCTGCGGGTGCCGAGGCTGCTGCTCGGCCTTCTCGCCGGGGCTTCCCTCTCTCTGGCAGGGCTCTCCTTCCAGGCGCTTTTCCGGAACCCGCTCGCGACCCCCTTCACCCTCGGCGTCAGCTCCGGCGCCGCATTCGGCGCTTCGGTGGCGGTGCTTCTCGGCGTCGAGGGTGTCCTGTTCGGTCTGGACGGGACCGCCCTCTTCGCCCTCGCTTTCGCGCTCCTGGTGGTTGCGCTTCTCTACGGCCTCGCGCGGCGTGGCGCCGGCCTTTCCACGCTTCACCTTCTCCTCGCCGGGGTGGCGCTCTCCTACTTCTTCGCGGCGCTTCTTCTGACGGCGCAGTATTTCGCCGACTTCACCGAGACTTATCGTGTGGTCCGCTGGATGATGGGGCGCCTCGATACGATCGGTTACGCGCCGGCGCTCACCGTTTTCCCCGCTTTTCTCGTCGGGACGGCGACGCTTTTCTACCTCCGGCGCGACCTGGACCTGCTCGTCTCCGGCGAGGAGATCGCCCGGAGCCGGGGAGTGCGGGTCGATCGCGTGCGGCTTCATGTCTATCTGGCCGCCTCCTTTCTCACCGCCGCGACCGTGGCGACCTGCGGACCGATCGGATTCGTCGGACTGATCGTCCCTCACGCGCTCCGCTATCTGCTCGGCCTCTCCCACGGTTACCTGATCGCCGGCTCCGTGCTGATCGGCGGCCCCTTCCTCGTGGTGTGCGACGTGGTCGCCCGCAACGTTCTCGCCGAAACGGAACTCCCCGTCGGGATCCTGACCGCGCTCCTCGGCGGTCCCTTCTTCCTCTGGCTCGTCATTCGGCGACGGCGTTAG